Proteins encoded in a region of the Teredinibacter purpureus genome:
- a CDS encoding PilZ domain-containing protein, with product MTVKVDSKHFNEANPVVSNIVDSWIGWYSYWAQWFYNGDSLMRQYIRHPSDIPIAYCLGLQKEKYTALAGNDFFASDRLRDVSQGGLCFNADCPVRKGTPIHIEISVEQPPYEADGMVAWCRPEGDHFAVGVQFNEPSTQYSVRMVEQVCHIEHYRTAVLDGEGRELTIEEAASEWIEKYAAEFPA from the coding sequence ATGACAGTTAAAGTTGACAGTAAACATTTTAACGAAGCAAACCCTGTGGTCAGTAATATTGTCGATTCTTGGATCGGTTGGTATAGCTACTGGGCTCAATGGTTTTACAATGGTGATTCACTTATGCGCCAGTATATTCGTCATCCTTCTGATATCCCTATTGCATACTGCTTAGGCTTACAAAAGGAAAAATACACGGCTTTAGCCGGCAACGATTTTTTTGCTTCGGACCGACTTAGGGATGTGAGCCAGGGAGGGTTATGCTTTAACGCCGATTGCCCTGTTCGAAAAGGTACACCTATCCATATCGAAATATCGGTTGAACAACCACCTTACGAAGCAGACGGAATGGTTGCATGGTGTCGGCCTGAAGGCGATCATTTTGCCGTTGGTGTGCAGTTTAATGAACCGTCTACGCAGTATAGTGTGAGAATGGTAGAGCAGGTATGCCATATTGAGCATTATCGCACTGCGGTGCTGGACGGAGAAGGCCGCGAGTTGACCATTGAAGAAGCGGCAAGCGAATGGATAGAAAAGTACGCAGCCGAATTTCCAGCATAA
- the rnhB gene encoding ribonuclease HII: MLKPNTCIAGVDEVGRGPLAGDVVAAAVVLGLDHGIEGLADSKKLSEKKRDALFELIQERSISFAVARASVEEIDNINILQASMLAMKRAVEALSVQPTHVLVDGNRLPKWQYSAEAIIKGDTKIAEISAASILAKVTRDREMAVLETEYPGYGFSQHKGYPTKLHMSALQKLGPCDIHRRSFGPVKTLLEQAKLFD, from the coding sequence ATGCTTAAGCCAAACACGTGTATAGCGGGTGTTGATGAAGTAGGGCGCGGGCCGTTAGCAGGCGATGTTGTTGCCGCCGCTGTTGTGCTTGGGTTAGATCACGGTATTGAAGGTTTAGCTGATTCGAAAAAATTATCGGAAAAAAAGCGTGATGCGTTATTTGAACTCATCCAAGAGCGAAGTATAAGTTTTGCAGTCGCTCGAGCGTCAGTCGAAGAAATTGACAATATTAATATCTTACAGGCCAGCATGCTGGCGATGAAGCGCGCGGTTGAAGCGCTTTCTGTTCAGCCGACCCATGTATTGGTGGACGGAAATCGTCTGCCAAAATGGCAATATTCTGCCGAGGCGATTATTAAGGGTGATACTAAAATAGCCGAGATTAGCGCAGCGTCAATTTTGGCCAAAGTAACGCGTGATCGAGAGATGGCGGTCTTAGAAACTGAGTATCCTGGCTATGGTTTTTCTCAACACAAAGGCTACCCCACTAAGCTTCATATGAGCGCCCTTCAAAAACTGGGGCCCTGCGATATTCATCGGAGGTCTTTCGGGCCAGTCAAAACGTTATTAGAGCAGGCTAAATTGTTCGATTAA
- the lpxB gene encoding lipid-A-disaccharide synthase: MSKAVGGNSLLTRVGIVVGETSGDILGAGLMAELQRRYPNCIFEGVGGPRMTALGFKSLHDMERLAVMGLIDPLKRLPELLSIRKQLCQHFIQNPPDIFVGVDAPDFNLTLEEKLRKAGVLTAHYVSPSVWAWRQGRVKKIARAVDLMLTLFPFEEQFYRDHNVRVVCVGHTLADEIPLDVDRIAAQKTLCLPVSNAVKTIAILPGSRAGEVSQLCETFFHSALQLMAINSAQLNADVFTLRFVVAAANEKRKSQIESIATKFPQLPLTVFLKQSHEVMASADIVLMASGTTTLEAMLLKKPMVIAYKMGAFSWWVLSRLVKSAYVGLPNLLAKRLLVPELLQREATAENIANALNEYLVNVNSVKTLLVEFDKIHLSLRKNADKASADAVCTLVATKRDKNTNA, from the coding sequence ATGAGTAAGGCGGTTGGCGGTAACTCTTTACTAACACGTGTAGGGATTGTTGTTGGTGAGACATCTGGCGATATATTAGGCGCGGGTTTGATGGCAGAGTTGCAGCGTCGTTACCCGAATTGTATTTTTGAGGGTGTAGGTGGCCCGCGCATGACCGCTCTCGGCTTTAAATCGTTACATGATATGGAACGACTCGCCGTTATGGGCTTAATCGATCCATTAAAACGACTACCTGAATTGTTGTCGATCCGAAAACAGCTGTGTCAACATTTTATTCAAAACCCACCTGATATCTTTGTTGGCGTAGACGCGCCGGACTTTAATCTAACACTGGAAGAAAAACTCCGTAAGGCGGGTGTTCTTACCGCGCATTACGTTAGCCCTTCTGTGTGGGCGTGGCGCCAAGGAAGAGTTAAAAAAATAGCACGAGCTGTTGATTTAATGTTGACGTTATTCCCGTTCGAAGAACAATTTTATCGTGATCATAACGTTCGAGTGGTATGTGTGGGCCACACATTAGCAGATGAGATACCGCTAGACGTAGATCGAATAGCAGCCCAAAAAACATTGTGTCTTCCTGTGTCAAATGCGGTCAAAACGATAGCAATTTTACCGGGAAGTCGTGCTGGAGAAGTCTCTCAGTTATGCGAAACTTTTTTTCATTCAGCACTTCAGCTTATGGCAATCAATAGTGCACAGCTAAACGCAGATGTCTTTACGTTACGCTTTGTGGTGGCTGCGGCCAATGAAAAGCGAAAATCTCAGATAGAAAGTATTGCGACTAAATTCCCTCAGCTGCCACTAACGGTTTTTTTAAAGCAATCTCACGAGGTAATGGCTTCGGCGGATATTGTATTGATGGCTTCAGGCACTACAACTTTAGAAGCTATGTTACTAAAAAAACCAATGGTGATTGCTTACAAAATGGGAGCTTTCTCTTGGTGGGTATTGAGTCGATTAGTGAAAAGCGCCTACGTCGGCTTGCCTAATCTTTTAGCAAAAAGGTTGTTGGTGCCGGAGTTATTGCAACGCGAGGCAACTGCCGAAAATATTGCCAATGCATTAAATGAATATCTAGTGAACGTTAATAGTGTAAAAACATTGCTAGTTGAATTTGATAAAATTCATTTATCGTTACGAAAAAATGCGGATAAGGCATCGGCGGATGCCGTTTGTACGCTAGTAGCGACTAAACGCGATAAAAATACGAATGCTTAA
- the lpxA gene encoding acyl-ACP--UDP-N-acetylglucosamine O-acyltransferase, whose product MSEPLIHPQAIIDPSAQLATGVSVGPWTTIGPDVVVGEGTVIASHVVLKGPTEIGKNNQIFQFSSVGESTPDLKYNGEPTRLIIGDNNIIREGVTIHRGTVQDRSETVIGHDNLIMAYVHIGHDSVIGNHCILVNNSALAGHVIVDDYAILSGYTLVHQFCRIGAYGFTGMGSAVGKDIPAYMMVAGAPAAARSINMEGLKRRGFDKAEISALSKAFKVIYRRGLTLEKAIEELEIMANEVPCLNRLIDSLKNSTRGIVR is encoded by the coding sequence ATGTCTGAGCCTTTAATACACCCACAAGCGATTATTGATCCCTCAGCACAGTTGGCCACAGGGGTCTCGGTCGGTCCTTGGACAACGATTGGACCAGATGTTGTCGTAGGCGAAGGAACAGTAATAGCGTCTCATGTGGTACTTAAGGGGCCAACGGAAATTGGAAAAAACAACCAAATATTCCAATTTTCGAGTGTTGGAGAATCTACCCCGGATCTAAAGTACAACGGTGAGCCGACTCGTTTAATTATTGGTGACAATAATATTATACGAGAAGGAGTAACGATTCACCGCGGTACCGTACAAGACCGTAGTGAAACCGTTATTGGACACGATAACTTAATTATGGCTTACGTGCATATTGGTCACGATAGCGTAATAGGTAATCATTGTATTTTGGTGAATAATTCCGCGTTGGCGGGGCACGTTATCGTTGATGATTACGCAATTCTTAGTGGCTATACTCTAGTCCATCAATTTTGCCGTATTGGCGCCTATGGTTTTACCGGAATGGGCAGCGCCGTGGGTAAAGATATTCCCGCTTACATGATGGTTGCCGGTGCGCCAGCCGCTGCACGTAGTATCAATATGGAAGGTTTGAAGCGTCGAGGTTTTGATAAAGCGGAAATATCCGCGTTGAGCAAGGCGTTTAAAGTTATTTATCGCCGTGGGCTTACGCTTGAAAAGGCAATTGAGGAGCTTGAAATTATGGCGAATGAAGTGCCTTGCCTTAATCGTTTGATTGATTCGCTTAAAAATTCTACTCGTGGAATTGTTCGTTGA
- the fabZ gene encoding 3-hydroxyacyl-ACP dehydratase FabZ yields MLDILEIRKYLPHRYPFLLIDRVVELVEGESIVAYKNISINEEVFQGHFPHFPVFPGVMLVEAMAQACGVLGFKTMNKTPDEGSLYLFAGIDKVRFKRQVVPGDQVYFEAKVMSVKRGIWKFECSAKVEGKLVTNAIIMCADRAVG; encoded by the coding sequence ATGTTGGATATACTAGAAATTCGTAAATACTTACCGCATCGCTACCCATTTTTGCTTATTGACCGTGTAGTAGAATTGGTTGAAGGTGAATCAATCGTTGCCTATAAAAACATTTCCATTAATGAAGAGGTTTTTCAAGGTCACTTCCCTCATTTCCCGGTATTTCCTGGTGTGATGTTAGTTGAGGCTATGGCGCAGGCTTGCGGTGTTTTAGGTTTTAAAACCATGAATAAAACTCCGGATGAGGGCTCTCTTTATCTTTTCGCGGGTATTGATAAAGTTCGTTTTAAGCGACAAGTAGTACCAGGTGATCAGGTGTATTTTGAGGCGAAGGTTATGTCTGTGAAACGTGGCATATGGAAGTTCGAGTGTTCAGCGAAAGTTGAAGGTAAGTTAGTGACGAATGCCATCATTATGTGTGCCGATCGGGCTGTTGGTTAA
- the lpxD gene encoding UDP-3-O-(3-hydroxymyristoyl)glucosamine N-acyltransferase → MAVKSFSLKYLAEFLDCEWVGEATYEVSAIETLELAQGNHLTFLAQDKFAKHLPACRAGVLVVKAAQSDTFEGNKLLVDDPYMAYAKLSRIFERRNVIRPGIHPSAVVADSAVIDPSVGIGPNAVIGEHVKIGAGTEISAGCVVGDGSQLGDRCLLHANVTIYAGVFLGNDVKVHGGTVLGSDGFGFAPTQKGWVKIHQLGGVRIGNRVEIGSNTSIDRGALTDTVIEDGVIIDNLVHIAHGVRIGEGSAIAGCVGIAGSTTIGKNCQIAGAVAINGHIDIADNTYFHGGTIVTKGITESGAYASIPPVQEVRKWRRNSVRYTQLDDMAARLKALEKAASTR, encoded by the coding sequence ATGGCTGTTAAATCTTTTTCACTCAAGTATTTAGCGGAGTTTCTCGATTGTGAGTGGGTGGGTGAAGCTACCTACGAAGTAAGCGCTATAGAAACGCTCGAGCTTGCGCAGGGGAATCATCTTACATTTTTAGCTCAAGATAAATTTGCAAAGCACTTGCCCGCTTGTCGCGCAGGTGTTTTGGTGGTTAAGGCCGCACAGTCTGACACGTTCGAAGGCAATAAGCTTTTAGTGGATGACCCCTATATGGCTTATGCAAAGCTGAGCCGTATTTTCGAGCGACGCAATGTCATCAGGCCGGGTATTCATCCGTCAGCAGTTGTGGCAGACAGTGCCGTTATCGACCCTTCCGTCGGCATTGGCCCAAATGCGGTTATTGGCGAGCACGTCAAAATTGGTGCGGGTACGGAAATTTCTGCTGGCTGTGTTGTGGGCGATGGAAGTCAACTAGGTGATCGATGTCTGTTACATGCCAATGTGACTATTTATGCCGGTGTATTTTTAGGTAACGACGTGAAGGTGCATGGCGGCACTGTTCTAGGTTCTGATGGCTTTGGTTTCGCGCCAACGCAAAAAGGATGGGTTAAAATCCATCAGCTAGGCGGTGTGCGGATCGGTAATCGTGTAGAAATCGGTTCAAATACATCGATTGATCGTGGGGCATTAACCGATACCGTGATCGAAGATGGCGTTATTATTGATAATCTCGTGCATATCGCTCACGGCGTTAGAATTGGTGAAGGTTCTGCTATTGCAGGGTGTGTTGGTATCGCCGGTAGCACTACCATAGGAAAAAACTGCCAAATTGCTGGGGCGGTAGCAATTAACGGACATATCGATATCGCGGATAACACGTATTTTCATGGCGGCACTATTGTTACCAAGGGTATTACGGAATCGGGTGCCTATGCGTCCATTCCGCCAGTGCAAGAGGTTAGAAAGTGGCGCCGTAATTCTGTTAGATATACGCAGCTAGATGATATGGCGGCGCGATTAAAGGCTTTAGAAAAAGCTGCTTCTACACGATAG
- a CDS encoding OmpH family outer membrane protein yields MTIRKIIAVVALLAAANVAFAGKIAIFNHENAIMATQAASQAVEKLKADAGYARMMTQIESLQADLKALAKESESKGITWSQEQVASHRKKMEYVQADLQLVAKKIQAENAAVINKLAQEFQPKMQGVLDTIMKADGIDIVLRPQSVYTVMPELDITAKVTAGLDKSL; encoded by the coding sequence ATGACTATTAGAAAAATCATCGCTGTTGTTGCACTCTTGGCCGCCGCAAACGTAGCGTTTGCCGGAAAAATTGCCATTTTTAATCATGAAAATGCCATTATGGCCACCCAAGCTGCTTCGCAAGCCGTAGAGAAGCTTAAAGCCGACGCCGGTTACGCTCGCATGATGACTCAAATAGAAAGTCTGCAGGCCGATTTAAAAGCGCTGGCTAAAGAGTCCGAGTCTAAGGGCATTACGTGGTCACAAGAGCAGGTAGCCTCACACCGAAAAAAAATGGAATATGTTCAGGCCGACTTACAGCTGGTTGCAAAAAAAATCCAAGCTGAAAATGCAGCGGTAATCAATAAGCTTGCTCAGGAATTTCAACCGAAAATGCAAGGCGTGTTGGATACCATCATGAAAGCGGATGGTATTGATATTGTTTTACGTCCACAGTCTGTTTATACCGTTATGCCTGAATTGGACATTACAGCGAAAGTAACCGCTGGTCTCGACAAGTCACTATAA
- the bamA gene encoding outer membrane protein assembly factor BamA: MKRFLVLFALLLLAAPTMAQDFRVDDIRLEGLQRVSASPVFAALPVQVGDVVDRENVRDIIRSLFATGFFSGVQVAREGGVLIVILQERPSIKSIEIEGNKAIKTEQLTEVMDENDLREGEILQHDLLQGITRELERQYVSRARYGASVEATVEDLANNMVAIDIQVDEGKSARIKHLNIVGNSLYSDEELFELFEIKSTEWNSFFTSSDQYAKEKLTGDIETLESFYLDRGYLDFEVLSTQISISPDKTQVFITLNINEGEIYTVKSIDVAGDPIIPESRIRRVVLLREGETFSQQSMTDTSEYVTTMMGNAGYTNATVEGIPTKNQEDHTVDVTFFIDPSSRVYVRRINFRGNTKTSDEVLRREMRQMEGSSASNARIEQSKVRLERLGYFKEVQVETVDVPGTDDLVDVEYTVEEQASGSIQASVGYAQTTGLNLGVTVQQNNWLGTGKQVSFGINKNTYQTLYNYGYSDPYFTPDGVSRGFSAYYRTRDYSKINVSSYSTDAYGIDMNFGYPISEVSRVGFGVGFINQVIHTGSYAPQEIISSPKIRDYTRGSYITQSDWENVSLKYQGSNGIPFENNSFLEFDLDTYAITDDELVPVLPGFIDRYGSQFSSGTLSFNWSRITLNRGILATRGSSQRANFEATIPGSEMEYYKMTYNGQIYFPLSRNFTLRLKTKLGYGDGYNSMDELPFFENYYSGGFGSVRGFERSTLGPRGSNAWEYRTATSSTTGAPLPTGWSDLNRDGNPQAAEITGAMPVHILCEDPTSASALTSGVLASCEPGQLMMYSKDTRRPTSIGGNIITEFSAEILLPIPFLEDTRSMQLVAFADAGNVFSGYCRPDDYSRLNCHEFSPEYLSSSAGLGFTWISGFGPMTFSYSVPLHKNENDRTEAFQFSFGTGF, translated from the coding sequence ATGAAGCGATTCTTGGTTCTTTTTGCGTTGCTATTGTTAGCTGCGCCCACAATGGCTCAGGACTTTCGAGTGGATGATATCCGTCTCGAGGGACTGCAGCGTGTTTCCGCTAGCCCAGTATTCGCTGCCCTTCCTGTGCAGGTGGGTGATGTGGTTGATAGAGAAAATGTGCGGGATATTATTCGCTCTCTATTTGCTACGGGGTTCTTCTCCGGCGTTCAAGTTGCGCGCGAAGGTGGAGTGTTAATTGTTATATTGCAGGAACGCCCTTCGATCAAATCGATTGAAATAGAGGGAAATAAAGCCATCAAAACGGAGCAGTTGACCGAAGTGATGGACGAAAACGATTTGCGTGAAGGTGAAATTCTTCAGCACGATCTACTCCAAGGTATAACGCGAGAACTTGAAAGACAGTATGTCTCCCGAGCGCGTTATGGCGCTTCCGTGGAAGCTACAGTGGAAGACTTAGCGAATAATATGGTCGCTATTGATATTCAGGTTGATGAAGGTAAATCGGCCCGTATTAAACATTTAAATATTGTCGGTAATTCACTGTATTCTGACGAAGAACTGTTCGAGTTATTTGAAATAAAATCGACGGAATGGAACTCTTTCTTCACCAGTAGTGATCAGTATGCAAAAGAAAAATTAACGGGTGATATCGAAACGTTAGAGTCCTTCTATCTAGATCGCGGTTATCTTGATTTTGAAGTGCTTTCTACGCAAATCTCTATTAGTCCCGATAAAACACAGGTATTCATCACCCTTAATATTAATGAGGGTGAAATCTACACCGTTAAGTCAATCGATGTTGCGGGCGATCCTATTATTCCTGAGTCACGCATTCGGCGTGTCGTACTCCTACGTGAAGGGGAAACTTTTTCTCAGCAATCCATGACGGACACCTCTGAATACGTCACAACGATGATGGGGAACGCGGGCTATACCAACGCAACGGTTGAAGGTATACCCACGAAGAATCAAGAAGACCATACGGTCGATGTAACCTTTTTTATCGACCCGAGCTCTCGGGTGTACGTTCGTCGTATTAACTTCCGCGGTAATACGAAAACGAGCGACGAAGTGTTGCGCCGTGAAATGCGTCAAATGGAAGGTTCGTCTGCGTCTAATGCTCGAATAGAACAATCAAAGGTGCGACTAGAGCGGTTGGGCTATTTTAAAGAAGTCCAAGTGGAAACCGTTGATGTTCCAGGTACAGACGATTTAGTCGATGTCGAATATACGGTAGAAGAACAAGCATCTGGCAGTATTCAGGCCAGTGTCGGTTATGCGCAAACAACGGGTCTTAATTTAGGTGTAACCGTTCAGCAGAACAACTGGTTGGGTACGGGTAAGCAGGTTAGTTTTGGCATTAACAAAAACACCTACCAAACCTTGTATAACTATGGTTATTCCGACCCCTATTTTACTCCCGATGGCGTTAGCCGCGGCTTTAGCGCTTACTACCGTACGAGAGACTATTCAAAAATTAATGTGTCTAGTTACAGTACCGATGCCTACGGGATAGACATGAATTTTGGCTACCCAATTTCTGAAGTGTCTCGTGTTGGCTTTGGTGTTGGTTTTATCAACCAAGTTATTCATACGGGAAGCTACGCACCACAAGAAATTATAAGCAGCCCCAAAATTCGTGATTACACCAGGGGAAGCTATATTACGCAGTCGGACTGGGAAAATGTTTCACTTAAGTACCAAGGGTCTAATGGAATACCTTTTGAAAATAACTCGTTTTTAGAGTTCGATCTTGATACCTACGCCATAACGGATGACGAGCTTGTCCCTGTGCTACCGGGCTTTATCGATCGTTACGGCAGTCAGTTTTCCAGCGGTACCTTGTCGTTTAACTGGAGCCGAATTACTTTAAATCGCGGTATATTGGCAACTAGAGGTAGCTCCCAGCGGGCAAATTTCGAAGCGACAATTCCTGGTAGCGAAATGGAATATTATAAAATGACCTACAATGGTCAGATTTATTTCCCCTTATCGCGAAACTTCACGCTTCGATTAAAAACGAAGTTGGGTTACGGTGATGGCTATAACAGTATGGATGAACTGCCGTTTTTCGAAAATTACTATTCAGGTGGTTTTGGATCGGTTCGAGGGTTTGAACGATCAACGCTTGGCCCTCGAGGTTCTAATGCGTGGGAATATCGAACGGCGACATCGTCAACAACCGGCGCGCCTTTACCAACCGGGTGGTCCGATTTAAATCGCGATGGCAACCCTCAGGCGGCAGAAATAACGGGTGCAATGCCTGTCCATATTTTATGTGAAGATCCAACCTCTGCTTCTGCTTTAACCAGTGGTGTATTGGCTTCGTGTGAGCCGGGCCAATTAATGATGTATAGCAAAGATACTCGTCGCCCAACCTCTATTGGTGGCAATATTATTACAGAGTTTAGCGCAGAAATTTTACTGCCGATTCCTTTTTTGGAAGATACGCGCTCGATGCAATTAGTGGCATTTGCGGATGCCGGTAACGTCTTCTCGGGGTACTGCCGCCCAGACGATTACAGCCGACTCAATTGTCATGAATTTTCACCTGAATACTTAAGTTCGTCTGCGGGCTTGGGCTTTACGTGGATTTCGGGTTTTGGCCCCATGACCTTTAGCTACTCTGTGCCATTACATAAAAATGAAAATGATAGAACCGAAGCCTTCCAATTCTCATTTGGTACCGGTTTTTAA
- the rseP gene encoding RIP metalloprotease RseP, with protein sequence MIDVLTTVLYFLIAITILVTVHEYGHFYVARRCGVRVLRFSVGFGKRLVSWEDKHGTEFAISAIPLGGYVKMLDEREHDIDEDDLPYAFTQKTVAQRIAIASAGPLANFLLAIVFYWLLAMQGAVSVSPVLGDIESGSIADMAGLSAGQEIVAVDNEPVASRRDVEMQLINRLGETGHISFDVKYPDSELIYVSRAPIVKWLQGEVAPDVISGLGMRFYRPSVLLFVEMVQPDSPAAKGGFEVGDKVITIDGLSRSSGDQWSDYIGTRAGVELEIVVERVNSAGQMEPKTLLVTPAEVKDDSGAIRGLMGIRWSSETWPESMIRRSHYGVFGSLQQAVINTGDVISTVLMSLKKLIFGEISTKNLSGPIGIAKVVGDSAEAGIWTFVSVLAYISVLLGVFNLLPIPVLDGGHILFCLVEWVKGSPVSEKIQLMGFQAGLAMLMGVMVIAFYNDILRL encoded by the coding sequence GTGATAGATGTATTGACCACCGTTTTGTATTTTCTGATTGCGATCACAATATTGGTGACGGTACATGAGTATGGTCATTTCTATGTCGCACGACGCTGTGGCGTTAGAGTTTTGCGGTTCTCCGTTGGTTTCGGTAAGCGTTTAGTGAGCTGGGAAGATAAACACGGAACTGAATTCGCCATATCTGCCATTCCTCTTGGTGGTTATGTCAAAATGCTAGACGAACGTGAACACGACATCGATGAAGATGACTTGCCCTACGCGTTCACTCAAAAAACAGTTGCTCAGCGCATCGCCATCGCATCCGCCGGCCCTCTCGCCAATTTTCTTTTAGCTATCGTATTTTACTGGCTGTTGGCTATGCAGGGTGCTGTCTCTGTGTCGCCAGTATTGGGTGACATAGAATCCGGGTCCATTGCTGATATGGCGGGATTAAGTGCTGGACAAGAAATTGTTGCCGTTGATAACGAACCGGTTGCGAGTCGACGTGATGTTGAAATGCAGCTTATAAACCGGTTGGGAGAAACGGGACACATCAGTTTCGACGTAAAATACCCCGATTCCGAACTCATTTATGTCTCTCGAGCGCCCATCGTTAAGTGGCTTCAAGGCGAGGTTGCACCTGATGTTATCAGCGGCTTGGGCATGCGTTTTTATCGTCCATCGGTTTTGTTGTTTGTCGAAATGGTTCAGCCCGACAGCCCTGCGGCTAAAGGTGGTTTTGAGGTGGGAGATAAAGTTATCACCATCGATGGGCTATCACGCTCAAGTGGAGATCAGTGGAGTGACTATATAGGGACGCGTGCGGGCGTTGAATTGGAAATTGTGGTTGAGCGCGTCAATAGTGCGGGCCAAATGGAGCCCAAGACACTGCTCGTTACACCGGCAGAGGTAAAAGACGATAGCGGTGCTATACGCGGCCTCATGGGTATTCGTTGGAGTTCCGAAACATGGCCCGAATCAATGATTCGTCGGTCTCATTATGGTGTTTTTGGAAGCCTCCAGCAGGCTGTGATCAACACAGGGGACGTTATTTCAACGGTTCTTATGTCGTTGAAGAAATTAATTTTCGGTGAAATATCCACTAAGAACTTGAGTGGCCCGATAGGCATTGCTAAAGTTGTCGGCGATTCTGCGGAGGCCGGAATATGGACCTTCGTCAGCGTCCTCGCTTATATTAGCGTTCTCCTCGGTGTATTTAACCTATTGCCCATCCCTGTGCTGGATGGTGGGCATATACTGTTTTGTCTTGTCGAATGGGTGAAAGGCAGCCCTGTATCTGAAAAGATACAGTTGATGGGCTTTCAAGCCGGTTTGGCTATGTTAATGGGTGTTATGGTCATTGCGTTCTATAACGACATCTTGCGCTTATAA
- the ispC gene encoding 1-deoxy-D-xylulose-5-phosphate reductoisomerase — MQQISVLGSTGSIGVNTLDVIRAHPDKYNIFALGANKHDARMLAQCLEFHPEYAVLNDENAALRLKTALHAAGSKTEVLSGAKALVEIASSADVDTVMAAIVGAAGLDSTMAAVVAGKRVLLANKESLVMGGRLFTDAVSRHGAALMPIDSEHNAIFQCMPRQYESLQAAGIRRILLTGSGGPFRQTPLAALAGKTPEQACLHPNWSMGQKISVDSATMMNKGLEFIEACWLFKAQPSDIEIVIHPQSIVHSMVEYTDGSVLAQMGMPDMRTPIANCLGWPARIESNVEPLNFYTLGALEFTAPDFDRFPSLRLSIDAMKQGKDYAVALNAANEIGVDAFLNGRLGFTQIADVIAEVLESWRASEPDSLAAVKDADHLARESARAFIARVSN, encoded by the coding sequence ATGCAACAGATATCGGTATTAGGTTCTACGGGCTCGATCGGCGTGAATACGCTCGATGTTATTCGTGCTCATCCTGATAAATATAATATTTTTGCTCTAGGGGCCAATAAGCATGATGCGCGAATGCTTGCGCAGTGTTTGGAATTCCACCCTGAATATGCAGTATTAAATGATGAGAACGCAGCGCTGCGGTTAAAGACTGCATTACACGCTGCGGGAAGTAAAACGGAAGTGTTGTCGGGTGCAAAGGCTCTCGTTGAGATCGCATCCTCTGCTGACGTGGATACCGTTATGGCTGCCATAGTGGGTGCGGCAGGTCTAGATTCAACGATGGCTGCCGTAGTGGCAGGAAAACGCGTATTACTGGCGAACAAAGAATCGCTGGTGATGGGTGGCCGTTTATTTACCGACGCTGTTTCTCGTCACGGGGCGGCGTTAATGCCTATCGATAGCGAGCATAACGCTATTTTTCAGTGTATGCCCAGGCAATACGAATCGTTGCAGGCGGCGGGTATACGCAGAATATTGTTGACCGGCTCTGGAGGGCCTTTCCGGCAAACACCTCTTGCGGCGCTAGCGGGTAAGACGCCTGAACAAGCGTGTTTACACCCTAATTGGTCGATGGGACAAAAAATTTCAGTGGATTCCGCCACGATGATGAACAAGGGGTTGGAGTTTATTGAGGCTTGTTGGTTGTTTAAGGCGCAGCCAAGCGATATTGAGATTGTTATTCACCCTCAAAGCATTGTGCATTCGATGGTAGAGTACACCGATGGCTCTGTTTTGGCGCAAATGGGCATGCCGGATATGCGAACGCCTATAGCGAATTGCCTAGGTTGGCCGGCGCGTATTGAGTCGAATGTCGAACCGTTGAACTTTTATACCCTTGGTGCGCTCGAATTCACTGCGCCGGATTTTGATCGGTTCCCAAGCTTGCGGCTATCGATAGATGCGATGAAGCAAGGGAAGGACTACGCAGTGGCTTTAAACGCGGCGAATGAAATTGGCGTCGATGCTTTTTTGAATGGGCGCCTAGGTTTTACTCAAATTGCGGACGTGATTGCCGAGGTATTGGAATCTTGGCGCGCAAGCGAACCAGATTCACTTGCTGCGGTCAAAGATGCAGACCATCTCGCACGCGAAAGTGCGCGCGCTTTTATTGCTCGTGTCAGCAATTAA